TACCTGCAGATCCGCTTCGGCGACGATCCCGACACCCGCGAGCTCGCCTTCATGGCACCGGACCCGCCGGGCGGCCCGATGGCCGGCGTGCCGGTCTTCAGAGGTGGCCTGGTCGTGTCGATCGCCGTCGACGACGCCGACAAGTACCGCGAGGTCCTGGCCACGCGGGGCGTCGACACCCCGGAGGCAACCGACAAGCCGTGGGGATGGCGCAGCTTCGTCCTGCGCGACCCCAACGGGGTGGTGTTGGATTTCTTCCACGCCATCGCCGAGGATGCCGCACAGGATGCGTCGAGCTGACCGGCTGTTCTCCATCGTCCTCGAGCTACGCCGCCGTCCGGTCACGACGGCGGCGCAGCTCGGTGAGCACCTCGAGGTGTCGGTGCGGACGGTGTACCGCGACATCGCGGACCTCATCGGTGCCGGCATCCCGATCGAGGGTGAGGCGGGCGTCGGCTACCGGCTGGGCGGCGACTTCGAGCTCCCACCGCTGATGTTCACCGTGGCGGAGGTCCAGGCACTGGTGCTAGGGGCCCGCATGGTCGAGGCCTGGGGCGACCCGCGGCTGCGCACCGCGGCCCGCAGTTCGCTACGCAAGGTCGAGGCCGTGCTGCCGCCGACCCAGCGCCACCGCGTGGCCGACACCGCGATGTACGCCGTGTCGTTCTGGGTGCCCGACGAGCCGCGCGAGACGCTTGGCATCGTGCGTGAAGCGATCGACCGCCAGCGCCGGCTGGCCATCAGCTACACCCGCGGCGACGGTGACACGACCAAGCGGGTCATCCGACCGCTCGCGCTGTTCTTCTGGGGCCGCCAGTGGACCATCGGGGCGTGGTGCGAACTGCGTCAGGACCACCGCAGCTTCCGCGTCGACCGCATCACGTCCATCGACACCCTGGATGACACCTTCGAGCACGAGCCCCCGGTGACGCTCGACGACTTCCGCGCCTCGATCGACCGCGACGCCGACGGGACCTGATCCACCCTCCGGGGAGCCACCGCACCACATCGGTAGCCTGCCTCCCCACACCCGCCCCGTGCCCGCCGTCCGGGGAGCCACCGCACCACACCGGTGACCTGCCTCCCCACGCCCGGAGGCACTAGCATCGCTGGCCGATCCTCGACCTTCCTCTGCAGCGAGCTGATCGTGACCCGACCAGTGATCATCGCCCACCGCGGGGCCAGCGGTCACCGGCCGGAGCACACGCTCGCCGGGTACGAGCTGGCGATCGCGATGGGTGCCGACTTCATCGAGCCCGACGTCGTGCCGACACGCGACGGCGCGTTGGTGGTCCGCCACGACAACGAGTTGTCGGCCACCACCGACGTCGCCGACCGCCCCGAGCTCGCCGACCGGAAGACGACGAAGACCGTCGACGGCCGGCAGCTGATCGGCTGGTTCGTCGAGGACCTGACGCTCGACGAGGTCAGGACGCTGCGCGCCCGCGAACGCATCCCGCACGTGCGTCCGGCCAACACCGCCTTCGACGGGATGTTCCAGATCGCCACGCTCGACGAGGTCCTCGCGCTCGCCACGACGGCGCACGTCGGCGTCTACCCCGAGACGAAGAACCCCACCTACTTCGCCGAGCTGGGCCTGGCGCTCGAGGAACCGCTGGTCGCGGCCCTGCACGCCGCCGGGTTCACCGGCCGCGACGCGCCCGTCTACATCCAGTCGTTCGAGGTCGACAACCTGCGCCGCCTGCGGACCATGACCGACCTGCCGTTGGTCCAACTGCTGTCGTCGGACGGTCAGCCGCCGGACGTCGTCGCAGCGGGTGGCGATCTCAGCTACCCCGACATGGCGACCGTGGCCGGCCTGGCCGAGATCGCCACGTATGCCGACGGCATCGGCCCGCACAAGACCGTGCTGGTCCCTACCGGCGACGACGGCGCGTCCGGCACGCCGACCACGGTCGTCGACGACGCCCACGCCGTTGGCCTGGTGGTCCACGCGTGGACGTTCCGCAACGAGCACGCCTTCCTACCGGCCGACCTGCACGCCGCGGCCGGTGACGTCGACGGGCTCGCCGCGACCGCGACGGGTCTGGCACCGGACGAGTACCGACGGTTCTTCGACCTGGGCGTCGACGGCGTGTTCAGCGACCACACGGACATGGCGGTGGCGGTGCGTCACGCCTGGCTGCGGGATCAGCACACAACCGCGTAACGACTCCGCAACAGCCGTGCCACTTCACGGGTGGACGGTTGGCATCACACGGTCGCAGGGGTGATCATTGGGACCCATGGCTGCTCCAGGTGACGTGCTCGCCGACCGCTATGAGCTGAACTCCCGGCTCGGTCGCGGCGGCATGGCCGAAGTGTTCCGCGCCCACGATCGTCGACTCGATCGCGAGGTCGCGGTCAAGGTGCTCGCGCCGCACCTGCTGTCGGACGCGCGCTCGATCGACCGGTTCGACCGGGAGGCCCGGGCCGCGGCATCGCTCAACCATCCCAACATCGTCAACGTCTACGACGCCATCAACGAGGGCGACACGCACGCCATCGTGATGGAGCTCGTCGAGGGCCCGACGCTGGCCGACATCATCGAACGTGAGGGCCGCCTGTCGTTCGAAGAGGCGACGCGCACGGCGATCAACATCGCCGACGCGCTGCAGGCCGCGCACGACCGGGGGCTGGTCCACCACGACGTCAAGCCGCGCAACGTGCTGTTCGACAGCGACGGCTCGCTGAAGGTCACCGACTTCGGCATCGCGCGCGCGGCCAGCAGCGACATCACCACGGTGCAGGGCTCGCCGCCCTACCTCGCGCCCGAGCAGGCGCGTGGGGGTCAGTCCGACAGGCGCAGCGACGTGTACGCCCTGGGCTGCGTGCTGTTCGAGATGCTCGCCGGGCGTCCACCGTACGAGGGTGACAGCTCGTCGGCCGTCGTGATGGCCCACATCGATGCGCCGATCCCCGAGCTGTCCCGCTTCCGGCCCGACGTCCCCCGTGATCTCGAACGGGTCGTCACCCGTGCGCTCGCCAAGGACCCCGACGAGCGCTATGACTCAGCTGCGGCGCTGCGGGCGGACCTGACCCGCATCGAAGCCGGCCTCGCCCCGGCCGGCGCGACCATCATCTCGTCGACGCGCGCGATGCCCCAGGAACCCACGATGGCGCTCGACGACGAGTGGCAGGACGCACCGCCGCCGGAGTACACGCGCCCCTACGACGACGAGCAACCACGACGGCGCCGCCGGGGGCTGTCCGCCCGTGCCGTGGCGATCGCGCTCGCGGCGATCCTGCTGCTGGCCGTCCTCGCAATGGCCTGGGCTGACAACAACAACCGACAGACCGCCGCGGAGGACCCGGTGGTCACCGAAGCGCCGGCCGAGCCGGCGCCCGAGCCGGCGCCCGACACGCAGGACCAGAACAACGGTGCCAACGACAATCAGAGCCTGATCGACCGCCTGAACGAACGGGCCGACCGGCTCGAGGAGCTGCTCAGGCGGGGCCGCACCGCCGATGAGGCGACCCGGGAGCGCATCGACCAGCTCCGCCGTGAGCTCGAGGAGGCCCTGCAGAGCAACAGCGATGGATCAGGCGGCGGCGACAGCCGCCTGGACGAGCTCCAGCGGCGCATCGACGAGCTCGCCAGGGACCAGCAGGTGACCCAGGGCATCGTCGAACGGCTGCAGCAGCTGATCGAGGACCTCAACCCGTTCGGTGGTGGTTGACGCCGGGCGCTCAGCAGCGCGGCAGTGGCGTGTGGGTAGCGGGATGGACGGCGACGGTCGACGTGCTCATGGCCGGCGGGCCGTTACGACGTGCACCTCGAAGGGAGCTTCGAGGCTGCCGTCGGCGGGTGTGGACGGTGCGAGGACCTCGCGGGCGCCATCGCGGCTCCGGTCGTAGACCTCCGTGGTGATGCGCTCGCCCAAGGGCGTGCTGTCCACTTCGGTGGTCACGGCCGCGTCGACGGACGGAAAGCGTGCGGTGCCGAGGTGCGTGCCGGTGGTGGTCGCGGGGAGGCCAGCGTGCTCGAACAGTCCGGTGAGGTCGTCGCCGCAGGCGAAGTAGGTGCTGAGCAGGGATCGCGCCTCAGGCCCTGCGTGGCGCGCGGCCATGTCGACGAATGGTCCGTAGGCAGGCTGGGCGTCGACACTGCTCGGAACCAGCACCGCGACCGTGCCGCCCGGCGGCGCCACGCGGGCCATCTCCC
This region of Euzebyales bacterium genomic DNA includes:
- a CDS encoding VOC family protein, translating into MSHPHMVPLLITEALPATRDFYVDELGCTVVIEQGAYLQIRFGDDPDTRELAFMAPDPPGGPMAGVPVFRGGLVVSIAVDDADKYREVLATRGVDTPEATDKPWGWRSFVLRDPNGVVLDFFHAIAEDAAQDASS
- a CDS encoding glycerophosphodiester phosphodiesterase; the protein is MTRPVIIAHRGASGHRPEHTLAGYELAIAMGADFIEPDVVPTRDGALVVRHDNELSATTDVADRPELADRKTTKTVDGRQLIGWFVEDLTLDEVRTLRARERIPHVRPANTAFDGMFQIATLDEVLALATTAHVGVYPETKNPTYFAELGLALEEPLVAALHAAGFTGRDAPVYIQSFEVDNLRRLRTMTDLPLVQLLSSDGQPPDVVAAGGDLSYPDMATVAGLAEIATYADGIGPHKTVLVPTGDDGASGTPTTVVDDAHAVGLVVHAWTFRNEHAFLPADLHAAAGDVDGLAATATGLAPDEYRRFFDLGVDGVFSDHTDMAVAVRHAWLRDQHTTA
- a CDS encoding YafY family protein produces the protein MRRADRLFSIVLELRRRPVTTAAQLGEHLEVSVRTVYRDIADLIGAGIPIEGEAGVGYRLGGDFELPPLMFTVAEVQALVLGARMVEAWGDPRLRTAARSSLRKVEAVLPPTQRHRVADTAMYAVSFWVPDEPRETLGIVREAIDRQRRLAISYTRGDGDTTKRVIRPLALFFWGRQWTIGAWCELRQDHRSFRVDRITSIDTLDDTFEHEPPVTLDDFRASIDRDADGT
- a CDS encoding protein kinase; its protein translation is MAAPGDVLADRYELNSRLGRGGMAEVFRAHDRRLDREVAVKVLAPHLLSDARSIDRFDREARAAASLNHPNIVNVYDAINEGDTHAIVMELVEGPTLADIIEREGRLSFEEATRTAINIADALQAAHDRGLVHHDVKPRNVLFDSDGSLKVTDFGIARAASSDITTVQGSPPYLAPEQARGGQSDRRSDVYALGCVLFEMLAGRPPYEGDSSSAVVMAHIDAPIPELSRFRPDVPRDLERVVTRALAKDPDERYDSAAALRADLTRIEAGLAPAGATIISSTRAMPQEPTMALDDEWQDAPPPEYTRPYDDEQPRRRRRGLSARAVAIALAAILLLAVLAMAWADNNNRQTAAEDPVVTEAPAEPAPEPAPDTQDQNNGANDNQSLIDRLNERADRLEELLRRGRTADEATRERIDQLRRELEEALQSNSDGSGGGDSRLDELQRRIDELARDQQVTQGIVERLQQLIEDLNPFGGG